One window from the genome of Castellaniella sp. MT123 encodes:
- the prfA gene encoding peptide chain release factor 1 produces MKSSMRSRLEQLSHRLAEIDALLAEPDSADDMDRFRKWTRERAELEPVVTVFESWERACADQEAARDMLSDPDMKALAEEELAGADGRIEQLEADLRILLLPKDPDDDRSVFLEIRAGTGGDESALFAGNLLRMYSRYAEIRGWRVELMSESASELGGYKEVIAHIEGDGVYGRLKFESGAHRVQRVPETESQGRVHTSACTVAVMPEVDAQADIQINPNDLRIDTFRASGAGGQHINKTDSAVRITHLPTGLVVECQDDRSQHRNKDKAMQVLAARLKDRQQQEAHAKEAAQRKSLVGSGDRSERIRTYNFPQGRVTDHRINLTLYKLGQIMDGDLNELTDALLSEYQAEQLAALALE; encoded by the coding sequence ATGAAAAGCTCGATGCGCAGCCGCCTGGAACAGCTCAGCCACCGTCTGGCCGAGATCGATGCTCTGCTGGCCGAGCCCGACAGCGCCGACGACATGGACCGGTTCCGCAAATGGACGCGCGAGCGGGCCGAGCTGGAACCCGTGGTCACGGTGTTCGAGTCCTGGGAGCGGGCGTGCGCCGACCAGGAGGCCGCGCGGGACATGCTGTCCGACCCGGACATGAAGGCGCTGGCCGAAGAAGAACTGGCCGGAGCTGACGGACGGATCGAGCAACTGGAGGCCGATTTGCGGATCCTGCTGCTGCCCAAGGATCCCGATGACGACCGCAGCGTGTTTCTGGAAATCCGCGCGGGTACGGGGGGCGACGAGAGCGCCTTGTTCGCCGGCAATTTGCTGCGCATGTACAGCCGCTATGCGGAAATCCGGGGCTGGCGCGTCGAGCTGATGTCCGAAAGCGCATCCGAACTGGGCGGCTATAAAGAAGTCATTGCCCATATCGAAGGCGATGGGGTCTATGGCCGGCTGAAATTCGAATCCGGGGCCCATCGGGTGCAGCGCGTGCCGGAGACCGAGTCCCAGGGCAGGGTGCATACGTCGGCCTGCACGGTGGCGGTCATGCCCGAGGTCGATGCGCAGGCGGACATCCAGATCAATCCGAACGACTTGCGCATCGACACCTTTCGCGCCAGTGGGGCCGGCGGACAGCACATCAACAAGACCGATTCGGCGGTGCGGATCACCCACCTGCCCACCGGGCTGGTGGTGGAATGCCAGGACGACCGCTCGCAGCACCGCAACAAGGACAAGGCCATGCAGGTATTGGCCGCGCGCCTGAAGGATCGCCAGCAGCAGGAGGCCCACGCCAAGGAAGCCGCCCAGCGCAAGAGCCTGGTGGGCTCGGGCGACCGGTCCGAACGCATCCGCACCTACAATTTCCCGCAGGGGCGGGTGACCGATCACCGGATCAACCTGACGCTCTACAAGCTGGGTCAGATCATGGACGGCGATCTGAACGAACTGACAGACGCGCTGCTGTCCGAGTATCAGGCCGAACAGCTGGCGGCGCTGGCCCTGGAATGA
- a CDS encoding response regulator produces the protein MKTVYLVDDDEIIRDALGALFRSRGLALQVFADGPAFLAAWGGRSLARLPACLLIDVRMPGMSGLELLAKLKEGGLAAHHVVIFLTGHGDIPMAVEALKSGAYDFLEKPFSDNKLVDRVLESLDYVDGAAAASSESRDLSTRLTPREYAIAERIVAGQTNKQIGDALFISVRTVEVHRARIFAKLEIKSAIGLAQLWVAPHH, from the coding sequence ATGAAAACCGTTTATCTGGTCGACGACGACGAGATCATCCGCGACGCCCTGGGGGCGTTGTTCCGTTCTCGTGGGCTGGCGCTCCAGGTTTTCGCCGACGGGCCGGCGTTCCTGGCGGCATGGGGTGGACGTAGTCTTGCGCGGCTGCCGGCCTGCCTGCTCATCGATGTGCGCATGCCCGGCATGAGCGGATTGGAATTGCTGGCGAAATTGAAAGAGGGCGGCCTGGCCGCGCATCACGTGGTCATTTTCCTGACCGGGCATGGCGATATTCCCATGGCGGTCGAGGCCCTGAAAAGCGGCGCCTATGATTTTCTTGAAAAGCCGTTCTCCGACAATAAATTGGTGGATCGGGTGCTGGAAAGCCTGGACTATGTCGATGGCGCGGCCGCCGCGTCATCGGAATCCCGAGACCTGAGCACGCGCCTGACCCCGCGCGAATACGCGATCGCCGAGCGCATCGTGGCCGGGCAGACCAACAAGCAGATCGGTGATGCGCTTTTCATCAGCGTGCGCACGGTCGAGGTGCACCGCGCGCGTATTTTCGCCAAGCTGGAGATCAAGAGCGCGATCGGGCTCGCGCAGCTGTGGGTTGCACCGCATCATTGA
- a CDS encoding NAD(P)-dependent alcohol dehydrogenase — MKIKALVVDRQNGPFVPQEIDLAEPERGEALIRIVACGVCHTDAITRAGDMPMPFPAVLGHEGAGVVERVGPGVTEVAPGDKVIIGWPSCGVCRNCLDGQPRYCLRTGEALVSGRRFKGDGKGTTAYSRNGEPLNGHFFGQSSFATHSIVSADALVKVPTDTPVELLGPLACGLGTGAGAVLNEARPRLGDSVLIAGVGAVGLAAVMAAKNSGVTKIIVADIHASRLELAKEFGATHVINSRDQNLVEEVTKVTGSTVDYAFDCTGVIAVIEQLAETIGMRGHLVLIGGAPAGARFSLDHLTTLWGKTVMGVLGGGGRSGQLIPALVELFQQGRFPFDRLVKFYDMDQIEQALEDSKSGKVIKPILRMSHAD, encoded by the coding sequence ATGAAAATCAAAGCCCTCGTAGTCGACCGTCAGAACGGCCCCTTCGTGCCGCAGGAGATCGACCTCGCGGAACCCGAGCGCGGTGAAGCGCTGATCCGTATCGTTGCCTGCGGCGTATGTCACACCGACGCCATCACCCGCGCTGGCGACATGCCGATGCCCTTCCCCGCTGTCCTTGGCCACGAGGGCGCCGGCGTGGTCGAACGGGTCGGCCCCGGGGTCACCGAGGTCGCGCCGGGCGACAAGGTCATCATCGGCTGGCCGTCTTGCGGCGTTTGCCGCAACTGCCTCGATGGTCAACCGCGTTATTGCCTCAGAACCGGCGAGGCGCTGGTTTCCGGACGGCGCTTCAAGGGCGACGGCAAAGGCACCACCGCCTATTCGCGCAATGGCGAGCCCCTTAACGGCCACTTCTTTGGCCAATCGTCGTTTGCCACCCATTCCATCGTATCGGCCGACGCGCTCGTCAAAGTGCCAACCGATACGCCTGTCGAGCTGCTCGGCCCTCTGGCCTGCGGCTTGGGAACGGGGGCCGGCGCCGTACTCAACGAAGCCCGCCCTCGGCTAGGCGATTCCGTGTTGATCGCCGGAGTGGGCGCCGTCGGCCTGGCGGCGGTGATGGCCGCCAAGAATTCCGGCGTCACCAAGATCATCGTCGCCGACATCCACGCCAGCCGGCTTGAACTGGCGAAGGAATTCGGGGCCACGCATGTCATCAATTCGCGGGATCAGAATCTCGTCGAGGAAGTCACCAAGGTCACTGGCAGTACGGTGGATTACGCGTTCGATTGCACGGGCGTCATCGCCGTCATCGAGCAACTCGCCGAGACGATCGGCATGCGCGGCCACCTTGTGCTGATCGGCGGCGCACCGGCGGGCGCACGCTTTTCACTCGATCACCTCACCACCCTTTGGGGCAAGACTGTGATGGGCGTGCTGGGCGGGGGCGGGCGCTCCGGCCAATTGATTCCGGCCTTGGTCGAACTGTTCCAGCAAGGGCGATTCCCCTTCGACCGCCTCGTCAAGTTCTACGACATGGACCAGATCGAGCAGGCCCTGGAGGACTCCAAGTCCGGCAAGGTGATCAAGCCGATTTTGCGCATGAGTCATGCTGACTGA
- a CDS encoding LysR substrate-binding domain-containing protein, which translates to MTLVSVSGVISVNDSEAYLKCGLQGFGMIQLPRYMVTPYLQTGALREVLAPWAPAPMPISVAYLYNRHLSPKVRVFVDWVSELFQNCPRMRDCTGGKGFSPECAFASQSKGGSTIRDFLVHNSIEETTF; encoded by the coding sequence ATGACACTCGTGAGCGTCAGCGGTGTCATCTCGGTGAACGACTCGGAGGCATACCTGAAATGCGGGCTGCAAGGCTTCGGCATGATCCAGTTGCCGCGCTACATGGTCACGCCCTATCTGCAAACAGGCGCGTTGCGCGAGGTGTTGGCTCCATGGGCGCCCGCCCCCATGCCAATCTCTGTGGCATACCTGTACAACCGGCACCTTTCACCCAAAGTGCGCGTATTCGTCGACTGGGTCAGCGAGCTGTTCCAGAATTGCCCACGAATGAGAGACTGCACGGGCGGCAAAGGTTTCAGCCCGGAGTGTGCCTTTGCGTCACAATCAAAGGGCGGTTCGACCATCCGGGATTTCCTGGTACACAACAGTATCGAGGAAACCACGTTCTAG
- a CDS encoding phosphoserine transaminase → MNKVTKHDLNKHNFSGGPGVLPETVLEQLKESIVAVPDVGLSILGINHRSDWFAVVVAELEENIQNLLGLPKDYHCLFLQGGATQQFSMVPMTLLKGKTQSAEYLQTGYWSNKVIAEARREGPVHVSWSGQAAGFTRLPKDEEIEFNPGAPYLHYVSNETVEGLQFHRIPGRDDVPRICDMSSDFLSAPRAFDKFSMIYAHAQKNIGPAGVTVVVVKDELLKDAPRDLPAFLDYRAQIDARSILNTPPVFSIYVVLLVTRWLRDSIGGLAAMADLNMKKASALYRAIDASDDFYCGRVVKEDRSTMNVVFNLKTKDLEHQFLASAQEAGFSGLNGHRSIGGIRASLYNGLQLSAVENLIDFMENFKKCHS, encoded by the coding sequence ATGAATAAAGTGACGAAGCACGACCTCAATAAGCACAATTTTTCCGGCGGTCCTGGCGTATTGCCGGAAACGGTTCTGGAACAGTTAAAGGAATCCATCGTTGCTGTGCCAGATGTTGGACTATCCATCTTGGGCATCAATCACCGATCCGATTGGTTCGCCGTGGTGGTGGCGGAGCTTGAAGAAAATATCCAGAACCTTTTAGGCCTGCCGAAGGACTACCATTGTCTTTTCCTGCAAGGCGGCGCCACGCAACAGTTCTCGATGGTGCCGATGACGCTATTAAAAGGAAAGACGCAATCGGCGGAATATTTACAAACCGGATATTGGAGCAACAAGGTCATCGCGGAGGCGAGACGGGAAGGGCCTGTCCACGTATCATGGAGCGGACAGGCGGCCGGCTTCACGCGTTTGCCAAAAGACGAGGAAATCGAATTTAATCCTGGCGCGCCGTATTTGCACTACGTCTCCAATGAAACGGTCGAAGGCCTTCAATTTCACCGGATACCGGGGCGCGATGACGTGCCGAGGATCTGCGACATGTCGTCGGACTTTCTTTCCGCTCCCCGCGCATTCGACAAGTTTTCGATGATCTATGCGCATGCGCAGAAGAATATCGGGCCGGCCGGCGTGACTGTCGTGGTGGTGAAGGATGAGTTGCTCAAGGATGCGCCGCGCGATCTACCGGCCTTTCTCGATTATCGTGCGCAAATTGATGCGCGCTCCATTCTGAACACACCGCCTGTATTTTCCATCTATGTCGTGTTGCTGGTCACGCGATGGCTGCGGGACAGTATTGGCGGTCTGGCGGCAATGGCAGATTTGAATATGAAGAAGGCAAGCGCACTCTATCGGGCAATTGATGCCAGTGATGATTTTTATTGTGGGCGCGTTGTCAAGGAAGACCGTTCAACCATGAACGTCGTCTTCAATTTGAAAACGAAGGATCTTGAGCATCAATTCCTGGCATCCGCGCAAGAAGCCGGATTTTCCGGCCTCAATGGTCATCGCAGCATTGGCGGTATACGAGCATCCTTGTATAACGGCCTCCAACTGTCGGCCGTCGAGAACTTGATCGACTTCATGGAAAATTTCAAAAAATGTCATTCATGA
- a CDS encoding TRAP transporter substrate-binding protein: MKLRYLIAGLCLSAVALSAGAETPIVIKFSHVVASDTPKGKAADYFKKLAEERTQGRVKIEVYPNSQLYKDKEELEALQLGSVQMLAPSLAKFGPLGVKEFELFDLPYIFDNYTDLHKVTDGPVGKQLMSKLESKGIKGLAYWDNGFKVMTDNKPLRVPADFRGHKMRIQSSKVLDAQFRALGAIPQVMAFSEVYQALQTGVVDGTENTPSNIYTQRMNEVQKYLTLSDHGYIGYAVIVNKKFWDGLPADIRDTLEGAMHDATQYANDIAKKENDDAMASIKAAGKTEIITLTPAQKDEWKKAMARVHLQQESRIGKELIGEVYQTTGKRL, from the coding sequence ATGAAACTTCGGTACCTGATTGCCGGCCTTTGTCTGTCCGCCGTGGCGCTGAGCGCCGGGGCCGAAACGCCCATCGTCATCAAATTCAGCCACGTGGTCGCATCGGACACCCCCAAGGGCAAGGCCGCCGATTACTTCAAGAAACTGGCCGAGGAACGCACCCAGGGCCGCGTCAAGATCGAAGTCTACCCCAACAGCCAGCTCTACAAGGACAAGGAAGAGCTTGAAGCCCTTCAGCTGGGTTCGGTGCAGATGCTGGCGCCATCGCTGGCCAAGTTCGGCCCGCTGGGCGTCAAGGAATTCGAACTCTTCGACCTGCCCTACATCTTCGACAACTACACCGATCTGCACAAAGTCACCGACGGCCCGGTGGGCAAGCAGCTGATGTCCAAGCTGGAATCCAAGGGCATCAAGGGCCTGGCCTACTGGGACAACGGCTTCAAGGTCATGACCGACAACAAGCCCCTTCGCGTTCCGGCCGATTTCCGCGGCCACAAAATGCGCATCCAGTCGTCCAAGGTGCTCGATGCCCAGTTCCGCGCCCTGGGTGCCATTCCCCAGGTCATGGCGTTCTCCGAGGTCTACCAGGCGCTGCAGACCGGCGTGGTCGACGGCACGGAAAACACCCCATCCAACATCTACACGCAGCGCATGAACGAAGTGCAAAAATACCTGACGCTGTCGGACCACGGTTATATCGGCTACGCAGTGATCGTCAACAAGAAGTTCTGGGACGGCCTGCCCGCCGATATCCGCGACACGCTTGAAGGCGCCATGCATGACGCCACCCAGTACGCCAACGACATCGCCAAGAAGGAAAACGACGACGCCATGGCCAGCATCAAGGCCGCCGGCAAGACCGAAATCATCACACTGACGCCCGCACAAAAGGACGAGTGGAAGAAGGCCATGGCGAGGGTGCACCTCCAGCAAGAGAGCCGCATCGGCAAGGAACTGATCGGAGAGGTCTATCAGACAACCGGGAAGCGTCTGTAA
- a CDS encoding diguanylate cyclase translates to MDAVVAVDIDACVVFASAACERIFGYTPEEMVGMNMFDIMLPEDRERTRQSVREVMADHPQLHFENRYVRKDGQIVHLMWATRWSPADQVRIGVARDITERKRAELIQTSLYAISEASHEAVDLLTLIQRIHQIVGTLLPADNFSVALYDQKTGLLSFPYYADQYERKPEPYRPLAGTLYARILQSGQPLLLTQETAPANEPGIHVGPSPLCQLGVPLRSHHGTIGVLMLKSYPDGVRYNEKDQELLQFISAQIATAIESQRMQARLQHMAQYDQLTGLPNRGLLYDRIKTALPMARREHERLSVLYLDLDQFKLVNDTLGHSVGDLLLQEVASRLQQCVRESDTVARIGGDEFVVLLQRVPTPGHAAAVAAKIHDAMRRPFTLDGHTLSIAPSIGIAHYPEDGELAQQLIKQADHDMYRAKHEKKLKAAGM, encoded by the coding sequence ATGGATGCGGTGGTTGCGGTCGACATAGACGCATGCGTGGTGTTCGCCAGTGCGGCATGCGAACGCATCTTCGGGTACACCCCTGAAGAAATGGTCGGAATGAACATGTTCGACATCATGCTGCCGGAGGATCGTGAACGCACCCGGCAATCGGTGCGCGAGGTCATGGCCGACCACCCTCAGCTTCATTTCGAGAACCGCTATGTGCGCAAGGATGGGCAGATCGTCCATCTCATGTGGGCGACACGCTGGTCACCTGCCGATCAGGTGCGGATCGGCGTAGCGCGCGACATCACCGAACGCAAGCGCGCCGAGTTGATCCAGACTTCGCTCTATGCGATCTCTGAAGCTTCTCACGAGGCCGTGGATCTGCTCACGCTGATTCAGCGCATCCACCAGATCGTCGGCACTTTGCTCCCGGCGGACAATTTCTCCGTCGCGCTATACGATCAGAAAACAGGGTTGCTGAGCTTTCCCTATTACGCGGACCAGTACGAACGCAAGCCCGAGCCCTACAGGCCACTGGCCGGCACGCTCTACGCAAGAATCCTGCAGAGCGGGCAGCCACTCCTGCTAACGCAGGAAACGGCCCCAGCCAATGAACCGGGCATTCATGTCGGCCCGAGCCCCCTTTGCCAATTGGGCGTTCCTCTCAGATCGCACCACGGCACCATCGGGGTGCTGATGCTGAAAAGCTATCCGGACGGCGTGCGCTACAACGAGAAAGATCAGGAATTGCTGCAGTTCATCTCTGCCCAGATCGCCACCGCCATAGAAAGTCAACGAATGCAGGCCCGGCTTCAGCACATGGCGCAATACGATCAACTGACCGGGCTGCCCAATCGCGGGCTGCTGTATGACCGGATCAAGACGGCCCTGCCGATGGCGCGCCGGGAACACGAGCGGCTGTCCGTACTTTATCTCGATCTGGACCAGTTCAAACTGGTCAACGACACCCTGGGCCATAGCGTGGGCGACCTGCTGCTGCAGGAAGTCGCCAGCCGCTTGCAGCAGTGCGTGCGTGAGTCGGATACCGTGGCGCGGATTGGCGGGGATGAATTCGTTGTCCTCCTCCAACGTGTGCCTACACCCGGACATGCCGCAGCGGTCGCGGCAAAAATCCACGACGCAATGCGCCGACCTTTCACGCTGGACGGCCACACCCTGAGCATCGCACCCAGCATCGGGATTGCGCATTACCCCGAGGACGGCGAACTCGCGCAGCAGCTTATCAAACAGGCTGATCACGACATGTACCGGGCGAAACACGAAAAGAAGCTGAAGGCAGCCGGCATGTGA
- a CDS encoding PAS domain S-box protein: MNTRSGAMPRQDYASPRWLVGLPLAVIVLIVAGAIAALLVSSRFERDQRGEQLISDTLWAEQAIDFESQRLIEAMRIMGRDLDAAPDDVVLFQRRAADLLQRSVEARALCRVVSGLPSQSCLPAYSGNDMPNAAAGRAQVWRDTLERALRLGRPAATLLGGDGTRHDLLLAVPVPGSQHVHALLAVVSLERLLNSTLPWWFAHDNEVTLTDLDGNLLAVRDASVKGLGVYTHRIEAGVADQAFYLNANSTHGLPHLVPNMLTGVVIALSLLLAWSAWLLWRDLVRRSRAENALREQQALRQAMEDSLVSGLRARDLDGRITYVNPAFCEMVGYGPEDLIGHGPDMPYLALELKDRSRQRHAQLMAGTLSNKACESTYVRRDGTRLTVLVSEAPLLDGAGKQTGWMASIIDMTEQKRAQEFQHQQNERMNHMARLMTMGEMASALAHELNQPLAAINSYCTAALNVMAHGGGNDTESCGLIDKARSQAERAGRIIRRVHHFVRKTEPLPGPVALDEVIAELLHLIRLQTARAGEPIQMSIPATLPRVLADRVLLEQVLLNLTRNAFEAMAQLPPSERRVIISADLVQAGESATAVCVSVRDWGAGLTQENALQAMESPFFTTKSDGMGMGLAVCRSALELMGSRLQYRGGEGGGACFYFDLKVLEGQS; the protein is encoded by the coding sequence ATGAACACTCGCTCCGGCGCTATGCCGAGGCAAGATTACGCATCGCCGCGCTGGCTTGTGGGGTTGCCTCTGGCGGTCATCGTGCTCATTGTGGCGGGTGCCATTGCAGCCTTGCTGGTGTCGTCGCGCTTCGAGCGCGATCAGCGCGGCGAGCAGCTCATTTCCGATACGCTGTGGGCGGAACAGGCCATCGACTTTGAATCCCAGCGTCTGATCGAGGCCATGCGCATCATGGGGCGCGACCTCGATGCCGCTCCGGACGATGTCGTCCTCTTCCAGCGCCGCGCCGCCGATCTGCTGCAGCGTAGCGTCGAGGCCCGCGCGTTGTGCCGCGTTGTCTCAGGTCTCCCGTCGCAGTCCTGCCTCCCCGCGTACTCGGGCAACGATATGCCGAATGCCGCAGCCGGCCGGGCGCAGGTCTGGCGCGATACGCTGGAGCGCGCCCTGCGCTTGGGGCGACCTGCGGCCACGCTGCTGGGCGGCGATGGGACGCGGCACGATCTTTTGCTGGCGGTGCCCGTTCCCGGCAGCCAGCATGTTCATGCGCTGCTCGCGGTGGTGTCGCTGGAGCGCCTGCTCAACAGCACGCTGCCATGGTGGTTCGCCCACGACAACGAAGTGACCCTGACCGACCTCGATGGCAACCTGCTGGCTGTGCGCGACGCCAGCGTCAAGGGGCTGGGCGTCTATACCCATCGCATCGAGGCGGGCGTGGCCGACCAAGCGTTCTACCTGAACGCCAACAGCACTCATGGGTTGCCTCACCTGGTGCCGAATATGCTGACGGGCGTGGTGATCGCGCTGTCGCTGCTGCTGGCGTGGTCGGCATGGCTGTTGTGGCGCGACCTGGTTCGCCGCAGCCGCGCGGAGAATGCCTTGCGTGAACAGCAGGCCTTGCGGCAGGCCATGGAGGATTCGCTGGTCTCGGGTTTGCGGGCGCGCGATCTCGATGGCCGCATCACGTACGTGAACCCCGCGTTCTGCGAGATGGTCGGCTACGGCCCCGAAGATCTGATCGGGCACGGGCCCGACATGCCTTACCTGGCGCTGGAACTGAAAGATCGCTCGCGCCAGCGCCATGCCCAGCTGATGGCGGGAACGCTGTCCAATAAAGCCTGCGAATCGACGTATGTCCGTCGCGACGGGACCCGGCTGACCGTGCTGGTCAGCGAAGCGCCATTGCTCGACGGCGCGGGGAAACAGACGGGCTGGATGGCCTCCATCATCGACATGACAGAGCAAAAGCGCGCGCAGGAATTCCAGCACCAGCAAAACGAGCGCATGAATCACATGGCGCGCCTGATGACGATGGGTGAAATGGCTTCCGCCCTGGCGCACGAGCTGAACCAGCCGCTGGCGGCAATCAACAGCTACTGCACTGCGGCGCTCAATGTCATGGCGCACGGCGGTGGCAACGACACGGAGTCATGCGGCCTGATCGACAAGGCGCGCAGCCAGGCCGAACGGGCGGGGCGGATCATACGCCGCGTCCATCATTTCGTGCGCAAGACGGAACCGCTGCCCGGCCCGGTGGCCCTGGATGAAGTCATCGCCGAGCTCCTGCACCTGATCCGGTTGCAGACAGCGCGCGCCGGGGAGCCCATCCAGATGTCCATTCCGGCGACGCTTCCCCGGGTGCTGGCGGATCGGGTTCTGCTCGAGCAGGTTCTGCTCAATCTCACACGCAATGCGTTCGAAGCCATGGCGCAATTACCGCCATCGGAGCGTCGCGTGATCATTTCCGCCGACCTCGTCCAGGCCGGCGAATCCGCCACGGCGGTGTGCGTGTCGGTGCGGGATTGGGGCGCGGGGTTGACGCAAGAAAACGCGTTGCAGGCTATGGAGTCGCCTTTCTTCACGACCAAATCCGACGGCATGGGCATGGGGCTGGCGGTGTGCCGCTCGGCCCTGGAGCTGATGGGTTCCCGCCTTCAATACCGCGGAGGCGAGGGCGGCGGCGCGTGTTTCTATTTCGATCTGAAGGTGCTCGAAGGGCAATCATGA
- the hemA gene encoding glutamyl-tRNA reductase has protein sequence MSVDVLTFGLNHVSAPVSVRERVSFPLDLLKPALAGLRSAFGASVREAAILSTCNRTEIYCAADPGISAELPGWLAEFNRLETGQLTPHLYQYQRNDAVRHAFRVASGLDSMVLGEPQILGQMKDAVRAAEQAGTLGTLLHQLFQRTFSVAKEVRSQTAIGAHSVSMAAAAVRLTERVLGDLSSSNVLFIGAGEMIELCATHFAAVRPRQIAVANRTVERAESLAAQFDARTLKLSSLPEHLAEFDVVVSCTASSLPILGLGMVERAARTRRHRPMVMVDLAVPRDIEPEVGRLADVYLYTVDDLGRMVQSGTDARRAAVVQAEAIIEARVQHFMHWLSNRAIVPAIIDYQQNADALRLAELDRARRLLARGDDPDAVLESLAYGLTHKYMHGPLAALNRSEGTERAQLLSLLPRLLPESGARRR, from the coding sequence ATGTCCGTTGACGTCCTCACTTTTGGCTTGAATCATGTGTCCGCCCCGGTGTCGGTGCGCGAACGCGTGTCCTTTCCGCTCGACCTGCTGAAACCGGCGCTGGCCGGCCTGCGTTCCGCGTTTGGCGCGTCGGTGCGCGAGGCAGCCATCCTGTCCACCTGCAATCGCACGGAAATCTACTGCGCGGCGGATCCGGGCATCAGTGCCGAATTGCCGGGCTGGCTGGCGGAATTCAATCGGCTGGAAACCGGCCAGCTGACGCCCCACCTGTATCAGTACCAGCGCAACGACGCCGTGCGCCACGCGTTCCGGGTCGCCAGCGGCCTGGATTCCATGGTGCTGGGCGAACCGCAGATCCTGGGGCAGATGAAAGACGCCGTGCGGGCCGCCGAACAGGCCGGCACGCTAGGCACCTTGCTGCATCAGCTGTTCCAGCGCACCTTTTCCGTGGCGAAGGAAGTCCGCTCGCAGACCGCGATCGGCGCCCATTCCGTGTCGATGGCGGCCGCCGCTGTGCGACTGACCGAACGCGTGCTGGGCGATCTGTCCTCTTCGAACGTGCTCTTCATCGGTGCGGGCGAAATGATCGAACTCTGCGCGACCCACTTCGCGGCGGTGCGGCCCCGCCAGATCGCGGTGGCCAACCGCACGGTCGAGCGGGCCGAATCGTTGGCTGCGCAGTTCGATGCGCGCACGCTCAAACTGTCGTCGCTGCCGGAACATTTGGCGGAATTCGATGTGGTCGTCTCCTGTACGGCCTCATCCTTGCCCATCCTCGGTCTGGGGATGGTGGAAAGGGCTGCGCGCACGCGTCGCCACCGCCCCATGGTCATGGTCGATCTGGCCGTGCCGCGCGACATCGAACCCGAGGTCGGTCGGCTGGCTGACGTCTATCTATACACGGTCGATGACCTGGGCCGCATGGTGCAGTCGGGCACCGACGCGCGCCGGGCCGCGGTGGTCCAGGCGGAAGCCATCATCGAGGCGCGCGTGCAGCATTTCATGCACTGGCTCAGCAATCGCGCCATCGTGCCGGCCATCATCGACTATCAGCAGAATGCCGACGCGCTGCGCCTGGCCGAACTGGACCGCGCCCGGCGTCTGCTGGCGCGCGGTGACGACCCCGATGCCGTCCTCGAATCCCTGGCCTACGGCCTGACGCACAAATACATGCATGGGCCTTTGGCGGCGCTCAACCGCAGCGAAGGCACCGAACGCGCCCAGTTGTTGTCTCTGCTGCCGCGCCTGCTGCCCGAATCCGGCGCACGCCGCCGGTAG
- a CDS encoding aldehyde dehydrogenase family protein, which translates to MYDEFVDRFVSQVKGLKYGDPNQADTVIGPIINKKQLAAHMAHIEGARTAGARQVVGADPQGQVLPPHVFVDVNNEMRIAQYEMFGPIAPIIKVHSEAEALQIANGTPYGLSSAVFTRDEQRGVRFALGVQAGMTHVNDHSVNDTPSGPFGGEKNSGIGRFGGEWIMHEFTRNHWVTIQHGRQDYPF; encoded by the coding sequence GTGTACGACGAATTCGTTGATCGCTTCGTATCACAGGTCAAAGGCCTGAAGTACGGCGACCCCAACCAGGCGGACACCGTCATTGGCCCGATCATCAACAAAAAACAACTGGCGGCGCACATGGCGCACATCGAGGGCGCGCGCACCGCCGGCGCACGCCAAGTGGTGGGCGCGGATCCGCAAGGCCAAGTATTGCCGCCTCATGTGTTCGTGGACGTGAACAATGAAATGCGAATCGCCCAGTATGAAATGTTTGGCCCGATCGCCCCCATCATCAAGGTTCACAGCGAGGCGGAAGCACTGCAAATCGCCAACGGCACGCCCTATGGGCTCTCCAGCGCCGTCTTTACACGCGACGAACAGCGCGGCGTGCGATTTGCGCTGGGCGTGCAGGCAGGCATGACCCATGTCAACGACCATAGCGTCAACGACACCCCGAGCGGCCCCTTTGGCGGCGAAAAAAACAGCGGCATCGGGCGCTTCGGCGGCGAATGGATCATGCATGAATTCACCCGGAATCATTGGGTAACCATTCAACACGGCCGGCAGGATTATCCATTCTGA